A genome region from Alicyclobacillus acidocaldarius subsp. acidocaldarius DSM 446 includes the following:
- the cls gene encoding cardiolipin synthase produces the protein MPWLHIAYLLIFALDLVTACVIIFVERHNAAVTWAWLMVLLFIPVGGFILYVLFGQHISRYRLARFRLRNAPWVARAAERQHRQVESGHVVYKEPAAQRHADLIALNLKTAYAVYTEDNRVDVFVRGVDKFEALFEDIRQAKDHIHLEYYIFRPDDLGERFVRLLAEKAREGVEVRLLYDAVGCAWTPKSFFEPLVRDGGEVAAFFPSRIPYVNLRMNNRNHRKIAVVDGRVAYVGGFNVGDEYLGKDERFGFWRDTHLRIEGSAILELQSIFLLDWNSSSKHPIEFEDRYFPRVHGRPGATGMQVVASGPDTDWEQIRNAYIKMIYAAKESIYIQTPYFVPDDSLLTALKIASLSGVDVKVMLPGKPDHLWVFWASRFYLGDLLQAGVQCYLYRDGFLHAKMVVTDRELASVGTANIDIRSFKLNFEVNALIFDRDKSGHLADLFERDLEKCDRLTLEQYRSRPRAERIMESCARLLSPIL, from the coding sequence ATGCCGTGGTTGCACATCGCGTACTTGCTCATTTTTGCGCTCGATCTCGTCACGGCCTGCGTGATCATTTTCGTGGAGCGGCACAACGCCGCCGTCACGTGGGCGTGGCTGATGGTGTTGTTGTTCATCCCTGTCGGCGGCTTCATCTTGTACGTGCTGTTTGGACAACACATCAGCCGCTACCGGTTGGCCCGCTTTCGCCTGCGCAATGCGCCCTGGGTGGCGCGCGCCGCGGAGCGCCAGCATCGGCAGGTCGAATCGGGCCACGTGGTGTACAAGGAGCCGGCCGCACAGCGCCATGCGGATCTCATCGCCCTGAATCTCAAGACGGCCTACGCGGTCTACACGGAAGATAATCGCGTCGACGTGTTCGTGCGCGGGGTGGACAAGTTCGAAGCCCTGTTCGAAGACATTCGGCAGGCCAAGGACCACATCCACCTCGAATACTATATCTTCCGGCCGGACGATCTGGGCGAGCGTTTCGTTCGCCTCCTGGCCGAGAAGGCGCGCGAAGGCGTGGAGGTTCGCCTGCTGTACGACGCCGTCGGCTGCGCATGGACCCCCAAGTCGTTCTTCGAGCCGCTGGTGCGAGATGGCGGCGAGGTCGCTGCCTTCTTTCCTTCCCGCATCCCTTATGTGAACCTGCGTATGAACAATCGCAACCACCGGAAGATCGCGGTGGTGGACGGGCGCGTCGCGTATGTGGGCGGTTTCAACGTCGGCGATGAATACCTGGGCAAGGATGAGCGGTTCGGCTTTTGGCGCGATACGCATCTCCGGATTGAAGGGAGCGCCATCCTGGAGTTGCAATCCATCTTTCTTTTGGATTGGAATTCATCATCCAAACACCCGATAGAATTCGAGGACCGCTATTTTCCTCGCGTTCACGGGCGCCCTGGGGCGACCGGTATGCAGGTGGTGGCGAGCGGACCGGACACCGACTGGGAGCAGATCCGGAATGCCTACATCAAAATGATTTACGCAGCCAAGGAGAGCATCTATATCCAGACGCCGTATTTTGTCCCGGACGACAGCCTGTTGACGGCGCTGAAAATTGCAAGTCTGTCCGGCGTGGACGTCAAGGTCATGTTGCCGGGCAAGCCGGATCACCTGTGGGTGTTCTGGGCGTCGAGGTTTTATCTCGGAGATCTGCTTCAGGCCGGCGTGCAGTGCTACCTGTACCGAGACGGCTTTCTGCACGCCAAAATGGTCGTGACGGATCGGGAACTGGCGTCCGTCGGCACGGCGAACATCGACATCCGCAGCTTCAAGCTCAACTTTGAAGTGAACGCGCTCATCTTCGATCGCGACAAGAGCGGGCACCTCGCCGATCTGTTTGAGCGCGATCTTGAGAAATGTGATAGATTGACACTGGAACAATATCGATCAAGGCCGAGAGCCGAGCGCATCATGGAGAGCTGTGCGAGGCTTTTGTCTCCGATCTTGTGA
- a CDS encoding DUF72 domain-containing protein, with the protein MIRVGTCAFHDHDDFYPRTWPREFRLAYYASYFDLVEIDSTFYRIAEARVWERWLEQVSPSFMFHVKAPGALTFHVRTMSPEERRAVGKAFLAGLQPVVERGQLGVILLQFPPWFDATRQHRVTVERLVDFLRPHRVAVEFRERSWYATDERTGRTLEWLQALGAVHVICDEPDAGRTSVPYIPRATAPDLAIFRMHGRNRETWNQKGLGSSKERFHYRYTQDELRELVPDVRALAGQVREVHILMNNNSNNDAVWNAFDWLDLLHLARRPRPLLERGDQIRLWSDENDGGLS; encoded by the coding sequence ATGATACGCGTCGGAACGTGCGCTTTTCACGATCACGACGACTTCTACCCTCGTACCTGGCCCCGGGAGTTCCGGCTTGCCTACTACGCCTCGTATTTCGATCTCGTCGAGATCGACAGCACCTTTTACCGCATCGCGGAGGCCCGCGTGTGGGAGCGATGGCTCGAGCAGGTGAGCCCTTCCTTCATGTTTCACGTCAAGGCGCCGGGCGCGCTGACGTTTCACGTCCGCACGATGTCCCCAGAGGAGCGCCGAGCCGTGGGCAAGGCGTTTTTGGCGGGCCTACAACCTGTCGTGGAGCGGGGACAACTGGGTGTCATCTTGCTGCAGTTCCCCCCGTGGTTTGACGCGACGCGCCAGCATCGCGTGACGGTCGAACGCCTGGTGGATTTCTTGCGCCCCCACCGAGTGGCGGTGGAATTTCGGGAGCGCAGTTGGTACGCTACCGACGAACGTACCGGTCGGACGCTCGAATGGCTTCAGGCGCTCGGCGCCGTTCACGTGATCTGTGATGAACCCGACGCGGGGCGGACGTCGGTCCCGTACATTCCCCGCGCGACCGCGCCCGATCTCGCCATTTTCCGCATGCACGGCCGGAATCGCGAGACGTGGAATCAGAAGGGTCTCGGTTCGTCCAAGGAGCGATTCCATTATCGATACACCCAGGACGAGCTCCGCGAGCTCGTTCCAGATGTGCGCGCTCTCGCCGGGCAGGTTCGAGAGGTTCACATTCTGATGAACAACAACTCGAACAACGATGCTGTATGGAACGCATTCGATTGGCTGGATCTTCTCCATCTCGCGAGGCGCCCAAGACCTCTTCTCGAGCGCGGAGACCAGATCCGCCTGTGGAGCGACGAGAACGATGGAGGCCTGTCATGA
- a CDS encoding DMT family transporter, which translates to MNAWFLAAAIACEVFATSMLKLTHGFSRLWPSLAVVLGYALSFYALSQALRTIPIGVAYAIWSGVGTAAIAAIGAMAYRQPVTPMMVVGIGLIVAGVVILNLHRPLH; encoded by the coding sequence GTGAACGCTTGGTTCTTGGCGGCTGCCATTGCTTGCGAAGTGTTCGCGACTTCGATGCTCAAATTGACCCACGGCTTTTCGAGGCTGTGGCCCTCGCTGGCCGTCGTCCTGGGCTACGCGCTCTCCTTCTACGCGCTGTCGCAGGCGCTTCGAACCATCCCCATCGGCGTGGCGTACGCCATCTGGTCGGGCGTCGGCACCGCAGCGATCGCGGCCATCGGCGCGATGGCGTACAGGCAACCGGTCACGCCCATGATGGTCGTTGGCATCGGGCTCATCGTCGCTGGCGTGGTGATCTTGAACCTTCACCGCCCGCTCCATTGA
- a CDS encoding DUF502 domain-containing protein has protein sequence MNWVKEILRKLAQYLGIGLATILPFALAIWVVVFVVNQVDGLVSWYIPWVYLHIPGLGFLIVLAALFVIGLLSRAYVSRIVLQWADRLFTHIPVVRTVYTTVKELIENLFRRRTAFQTPVLVMWPDERAQVLGFITSETLPEALDPQGRMVAVYLPNAFQFAGVTVLVPRDRVKPVDLSVESAWRFALSAGLGETRGLEPEGKGRQPSAQAPVGGEGPETSEGPKPPPPPFGA, from the coding sequence ATGAATTGGGTGAAGGAGATCCTTCGAAAACTGGCCCAGTACCTGGGTATCGGCCTCGCGACCATCCTGCCGTTTGCGCTGGCCATCTGGGTGGTGGTGTTCGTCGTCAACCAGGTCGATGGACTCGTCAGTTGGTACATCCCGTGGGTCTATCTTCACATCCCGGGCCTTGGTTTTTTGATCGTCCTCGCGGCGCTGTTCGTCATCGGCCTGTTGTCGCGCGCATACGTCAGCCGCATTGTGCTGCAATGGGCGGATCGCCTCTTTACCCACATCCCCGTCGTGCGCACCGTCTACACCACGGTCAAGGAACTCATCGAGAACTTGTTCCGGCGGCGAACGGCGTTCCAAACCCCTGTGCTCGTGATGTGGCCTGACGAACGCGCGCAGGTGCTCGGCTTTATCACGTCCGAAACGCTTCCCGAGGCGCTCGATCCACAGGGGCGGATGGTGGCCGTGTATCTCCCCAACGCGTTTCAGTTCGCGGGCGTGACGGTCCTTGTCCCGCGCGATCGCGTCAAGCCGGTCGACCTCAGCGTGGAGTCCGCCTGGCGGTTCGCATTGTCCGCGGGACTCGGCGAGACTCGAGGGCTGGAACCCGAGGGAAAGGGAAGGCAGCCGAGTGCGCAAGCGCCAGTGGGTGGGGAAGGCCCTGAGACTTCAGAGGGACCGAAGCCCCCTCCGCCGCCCTTTGGAGCGTGA
- the cax gene encoding calcium/proton exchanger yields the protein MNVLISIAAVVLTAWSIGVHLWVQSPVMQFFVSSAAVIPLAAIMGRATEAIAARSGERLGGLLSATFGNAVELIIGVFSLKDGLIPLVKSSITGSIISNLLFVLGLSFFVGGLRHPIQKFNVRVARSHGSMLMLGIGVAFVVPTAFAYGAAHVSPVLSYGAAAVSLVVYLLGLYFSLFTHRELFQAIQHEEDDASAPSRPVLVHVVLLAASTVLVSLESDWLVGSVRSIAAHLGWSEVFIGVVVVAIIGNAAEHASAVWMAWKNRMDLSLEIAVGSTLQVAMFIAPVLFFIGALMGVPFTFAFTWPEVVSMMAAVLLVVVLVMDGESNWLEGAMAFGAYVVLAAGFYSLPG from the coding sequence TTGAATGTCCTGATCTCGATCGCTGCGGTGGTTCTGACCGCATGGAGCATCGGCGTTCATCTTTGGGTGCAAAGCCCTGTGATGCAGTTCTTTGTGTCGTCAGCGGCAGTCATCCCGCTCGCGGCCATCATGGGGCGGGCGACGGAGGCCATCGCAGCGAGGTCCGGTGAGCGATTGGGAGGCCTCTTATCCGCGACGTTCGGCAACGCCGTCGAGCTTATCATCGGCGTGTTTTCCCTGAAGGACGGGCTCATTCCTTTGGTCAAGTCGTCCATCACGGGCTCCATCATCAGCAATCTGCTGTTTGTCTTGGGCCTTTCGTTCTTCGTAGGGGGATTGCGCCATCCGATTCAGAAGTTCAATGTCCGAGTGGCGCGCAGTCACGGCTCCATGTTGATGCTGGGGATTGGCGTTGCGTTTGTGGTGCCTACCGCATTCGCCTACGGCGCCGCCCACGTATCCCCGGTCCTGTCGTACGGGGCAGCCGCCGTCTCCCTCGTGGTCTATCTACTGGGACTCTACTTCAGCCTGTTCACCCATCGCGAACTGTTTCAAGCGATTCAGCATGAAGAGGACGACGCTTCCGCGCCGAGCAGGCCGGTTCTCGTCCATGTGGTGCTGCTCGCGGCCTCGACCGTTCTCGTCAGCCTGGAGAGCGACTGGTTGGTCGGGTCGGTGCGTTCCATCGCGGCACATCTCGGTTGGAGCGAAGTGTTCATCGGCGTGGTGGTGGTGGCCATCATCGGGAATGCCGCCGAGCACGCTTCGGCGGTTTGGATGGCTTGGAAAAACCGCATGGATCTGTCGCTCGAGATTGCCGTGGGAAGCACGCTTCAAGTCGCCATGTTCATCGCGCCGGTTCTGTTTTTCATCGGCGCTTTGATGGGCGTTCCGTTCACGTTCGCGTTCACCTGGCCCGAGGTGGTCAGCATGATGGCCGCCGTCTTGCTGGTGGTCGTTCTCGTCATGGATGGGGAGTCCAATTGGCTGGAAGGCGCCATGGCCTTTGGCGCCTACGTGGTGCTGGCGGCTGGCTTCTACAGCTTGCCGGGGTGA
- a CDS encoding MarR family winged helix-turn-helix transcriptional regulator, whose amino-acid sequence MNGDRLDIAQRLDTVMERFFRGMRSHFTEDKFGLTHTQAFVLWHLSLVPQAKSSDLARIAGLSPGAITQVCDELVRLGYVERVRSSEDRRVVYVILTDRGRSQLRELTRNRAVKIAQLLDKLGEHDARKFLELLERLVAIMDEHPCGASPRARQEGEP is encoded by the coding sequence GTGAACGGGGATCGCCTGGATATCGCACAGCGGCTCGACACGGTCATGGAGCGGTTCTTTCGCGGGATGCGCTCGCACTTCACCGAGGACAAATTCGGTTTGACACACACGCAGGCGTTTGTGCTCTGGCACCTGAGCCTCGTGCCGCAGGCCAAATCGTCTGACCTGGCCCGCATCGCAGGTCTGAGCCCCGGCGCCATCACCCAGGTGTGTGACGAACTGGTCCGATTGGGTTACGTCGAGCGCGTGCGTTCGAGCGAGGATCGGCGCGTCGTATACGTGATTCTGACGGATCGCGGCCGTTCCCAACTCCGGGAGCTGACGAGAAATCGCGCCGTCAAGATTGCGCAACTCCTGGACAAGCTGGGGGAACACGACGCGAGGAAGTTCCTCGAGCTTCTCGAGCGATTGGTCGCCATCATGGATGAACACCCATGTGGAGCGAGTCCGCGTGCCAGACAGGAGGGTGAACCATGA
- a CDS encoding NAD(P)-dependent oxidoreductase, translating to MTIGWMGLGLMGERMVKRVAALGEDVVAYNRSPKAILDLPSNVRLTSDPREVAQGCRLTFLMLADAAAVEAALFESGAIDGMEPGTVVVNMSTVGVDESIRFAERVERRGLGYVESPVLGTTKPAEEGKLVALVAGTEANVEAALPYLRTMAHVIHRLGNVGNGSAMKLMVNYLLAMSMLSLGEALAFAERAGFDVRTALDVLATSSVWPAVYGGKRGMIESGDFTPQFPVKHLAKDMRLFTEASERWRARTPIAGLARDLLRRASAGPFADLDMAALCAWFRDDGQGQASDR from the coding sequence ATGACCATTGGCTGGATGGGCCTTGGACTGATGGGCGAGCGCATGGTGAAGCGAGTCGCCGCGTTGGGCGAGGACGTGGTCGCGTACAACCGTTCGCCGAAAGCGATTCTGGATTTGCCATCCAACGTGCGGCTGACTTCGGACCCGCGAGAAGTCGCGCAGGGATGCCGGTTGACCTTTCTCATGCTCGCCGATGCGGCGGCGGTGGAAGCGGCGCTGTTCGAGTCGGGCGCCATCGATGGGATGGAGCCGGGGACCGTCGTGGTCAACATGAGCACGGTCGGAGTCGACGAGTCGATTCGCTTTGCCGAACGCGTGGAACGACGTGGACTGGGGTACGTGGAGTCCCCTGTCCTCGGGACCACCAAGCCGGCCGAAGAGGGGAAGCTCGTGGCTTTGGTGGCGGGAACGGAGGCGAACGTGGAGGCGGCTCTGCCGTATCTCCGCACCATGGCACACGTCATCCATCGACTGGGCAACGTCGGCAACGGTTCCGCCATGAAGCTCATGGTGAACTACTTGCTCGCCATGTCCATGCTGTCCCTGGGGGAAGCGCTCGCCTTCGCGGAACGGGCGGGGTTCGACGTTCGAACCGCGTTGGACGTGCTGGCCACGAGTTCGGTGTGGCCCGCGGTGTACGGCGGAAAGCGCGGGATGATTGAGTCGGGCGACTTCACGCCCCAATTTCCAGTGAAACATCTGGCCAAGGACATGCGTCTGTTCACGGAGGCCAGCGAGCGTTGGCGGGCTCGCACGCCCATCGCCGGACTCGCCCGGGATCTGCTGCGCCGCGCATCCGCGGGACCGTTCGCCGATCTCGACATGGCCGCGCTCTGTGCGTGGTTCCGCGATGATGGACAGGGCCAAGCCTCGGATCGGTAG
- the rpiA gene encoding ribose-5-phosphate isomerase RpiA — protein MEKKRMAGEEAAKRIQPGMKVGLGTGSTAYYTIVEVGRRVKEGLEIVAIPTSRETERLARELGIPLTDFRSCPRLDLTIDGADAVTPDLQLIKGGGGALLREKLVASISDELIIVVDDSKLYDSLSGLAIPVEVVPFAWETTARRIEQLGGRWTLRERNGETFVTDNHNYILDTVFDEVADPADLARRLKLTTGVVESGLFIDMANEVAIGTDEGVVWRKKPGT, from the coding sequence ATGGAAAAGAAGCGGATGGCGGGTGAAGAAGCCGCAAAACGGATTCAACCTGGGATGAAGGTCGGCCTCGGGACGGGTTCGACGGCGTACTACACCATTGTCGAAGTGGGGAGACGCGTCAAGGAAGGGCTCGAGATCGTCGCCATTCCTACGTCCCGCGAGACGGAGCGGTTGGCCCGAGAGCTGGGGATCCCCCTGACCGATTTTCGCAGCTGTCCGCGCCTCGATCTCACCATCGACGGCGCGGACGCGGTCACGCCCGACCTTCAGCTCATCAAGGGCGGCGGTGGCGCGCTGTTGCGCGAAAAGTTGGTCGCGTCCATCTCGGATGAACTCATCATCGTCGTGGATGACAGCAAATTGTACGACTCTCTGTCGGGGCTCGCGATCCCCGTCGAAGTGGTTCCCTTCGCGTGGGAGACGACCGCGCGGCGGATCGAACAGCTCGGCGGGCGTTGGACCCTTCGCGAGCGAAACGGCGAGACGTTCGTCACGGACAATCACAATTACATCCTCGACACGGTGTTCGATGAAGTCGCCGATCCGGCGGACTTGGCGCGGCGTCTCAAGCTGACCACCGGGGTCGTGGAGTCGGGCCTGTTCATCGACATGGCGAACGAGGTGGCCATCGGCACCGATGAAGGCGTGGTGTGGCGGAAGAAGCCAGGGACTTGA
- a CDS encoding LCP family protein has translation MKRHGRRLAWVAVAAAAFGAWHAWPRPERPHAHAHGSHSVAPSSASWTATDPGTTRLGGRETILVLGSDKRPEDPRGNADVLLVASLDDSHRRIELLSIPRDTQVAFPDGRYHKINEALASGGPEETCMLVERLIGLPIDHYAIIRFDALVHMVDRIGGLDIDVPRNMDYRTGDKVYGVIRLRKGRHHLSGEQALQFVRYRHDALGDIGRTERQQAFLVALKDQLLRPQTLPRLPEVAFDAWKMIDTDMSLGDISRLAARAPQYKTYRTVHTTLPGSFHDPDPSIPGDLSYWVVNPAEARYVAKRFFADGEVPPRIIQDPRETRTWLPPEARAAQRPADRSTSG, from the coding sequence TTGAAGCGACACGGTCGGCGTTTGGCGTGGGTGGCCGTGGCTGCCGCGGCGTTCGGAGCCTGGCACGCCTGGCCTCGGCCGGAAAGGCCGCATGCGCACGCGCATGGCTCGCACTCGGTCGCGCCGTCTTCCGCCAGTTGGACCGCCACGGACCCAGGCACCACGCGGCTTGGGGGGCGCGAGACGATTCTCGTCTTGGGCAGCGACAAGCGCCCGGAAGACCCGCGCGGGAATGCCGACGTGCTCCTCGTCGCGAGCCTCGATGACAGCCATCGCCGCATTGAACTCCTCTCCATCCCGCGCGACACCCAGGTGGCTTTCCCGGACGGCCGCTATCACAAGATCAATGAAGCCCTGGCGAGCGGCGGGCCAGAAGAGACCTGCATGCTGGTGGAGCGCTTGATTGGTCTCCCCATCGACCATTACGCCATCATTCGATTCGATGCGCTCGTGCATATGGTGGATCGCATCGGCGGCCTCGACATCGATGTGCCGCGCAACATGGATTACCGCACGGGCGACAAGGTGTACGGCGTCATTCGCTTGCGGAAAGGCCGGCATCACCTGAGCGGCGAACAGGCGCTCCAATTTGTCCGCTACCGCCACGACGCGCTCGGCGACATTGGGCGCACCGAGCGACAGCAGGCGTTTCTCGTGGCGCTGAAGGATCAGCTCCTTCGCCCTCAAACGCTGCCCCGGCTGCCCGAAGTGGCATTCGACGCGTGGAAGATGATCGACACCGACATGTCCCTCGGCGACATTTCGCGGCTGGCGGCGCGCGCGCCGCAGTACAAGACGTACCGGACCGTGCACACCACCCTGCCGGGCTCCTTTCACGATCCCGACCCGTCCATCCCGGGAGACTTGAGCTACTGGGTGGTCAATCCGGCTGAAGCCCGGTACGTCGCCAAGCGGTTTTTCGCGGATGGCGAAGTGCCGCCGCGGATCATTCAGGATCCTCGGGAGACGCGCACCTGGCTTCCGCCAGAGGCACGCGCGGCTCAAAGGCCCGCCGACCGTTCGACATCGGGCTGA
- a CDS encoding glycosyltransferase, producing MDVSVVIPTYNERDNIHPLVERIHQALAPLGISYEIWFVDDSSDDTVAVLRDLEARDPAVHVFHRDHERGLASAVVRGFEKAQGRYLVVMDADLQHPPELLPAIYERLESGIDVVIPSRFVEGGSDGGLGPLRKLISWTARVIGQLALHRLRKISDCTSGFFGLRREVIEGVELNPIGWKILIEVLVKGRYRSVHEIAYEFVARDFGESKMSLKEQWNYFRHLVRLVSQSPPDRRFFLFCLIGLSGVVVNEAVLSLLWYGFHLRDTVASVAASFVAMLNNYFWNDRVTWKSESSGRGWGWKLPVFVGISVVGIAITTLVMRGCEGFGVPVPAGQAIGILVSTAWSYWMNSRVTWRNIEREARGDAIVVTRESVRDSLMRAKTGA from the coding sequence GTGGACGTCAGTGTGGTGATCCCGACTTACAACGAGCGAGACAACATCCATCCCCTGGTGGAGCGCATCCATCAAGCTTTAGCCCCTCTGGGGATTTCCTACGAGATCTGGTTTGTCGATGACAGCAGCGACGATACGGTCGCAGTGCTTCGAGATCTGGAGGCCCGGGATCCCGCCGTTCACGTGTTCCACCGCGATCACGAGCGTGGCCTCGCGAGCGCGGTCGTGCGTGGATTCGAAAAGGCGCAGGGCAGGTACCTTGTCGTGATGGACGCTGACCTGCAGCATCCGCCGGAGCTGTTGCCGGCCATCTACGAGCGTTTGGAGTCCGGGATCGACGTGGTAATCCCAAGCCGTTTCGTGGAAGGGGGCTCGGACGGCGGGTTGGGCCCGCTGCGAAAGCTCATCTCGTGGACCGCGCGGGTCATTGGGCAACTCGCGCTCCATCGCCTGCGCAAGATCTCGGATTGCACGAGCGGTTTCTTTGGCCTGCGGCGCGAAGTGATTGAAGGCGTCGAACTGAACCCCATTGGATGGAAGATCTTGATCGAGGTGCTGGTGAAAGGCCGCTATCGCAGCGTGCATGAGATCGCGTACGAGTTCGTGGCCCGCGACTTCGGCGAATCGAAGATGAGCCTCAAGGAGCAGTGGAACTACTTTCGCCACCTCGTGCGCCTGGTGAGCCAGAGCCCGCCGGATCGGCGGTTCTTTCTGTTCTGCCTCATCGGCCTGTCGGGCGTGGTGGTGAACGAGGCAGTCCTGAGCCTCCTGTGGTACGGGTTCCACCTGCGGGACACCGTGGCTTCCGTCGCCGCTTCTTTCGTGGCCATGTTGAACAACTATTTTTGGAACGATCGCGTCACGTGGAAATCCGAGTCCTCCGGACGAGGGTGGGGATGGAAGCTGCCCGTGTTCGTCGGCATTTCGGTCGTCGGGATCGCCATCACGACGCTCGTGATGCGAGGATGCGAGGGCTTTGGCGTGCCCGTTCCCGCTGGACAGGCCATCGGCATCCTGGTGTCCACAGCGTGGTCGTATTGGATGAACAGCCGCGTGACTTGGCGAAACATCGAGCGCGAAGCGCGTGGGGATGCGATTGTGGTCACACGGGAGTCGGTGCGGGATTCGCTGATGCGGGCGAAAACAGGCGCGTGA
- a CDS encoding TVP38/TMEM64 family protein, whose product MAGFVKQLLTDWRTIAMILSGALVAVVVLYLDRNHRLTDWIQSWGFWGVIWAIAIMVIWCLTPIPSEGLLIIFLRVFGVVAGTTYAWIGSTISSILIFFIARHFTRIMLQRVQHHERFEQVNHWVREWGSLGLLLARLLPVPAFLVNYVAGMIPATSLWSYTWTAVVAMVPYYLGVALVYAGVFGNWIYILLGCIPLAALAVFAALLRRRVGRNGHAK is encoded by the coding sequence GTGGCGGGGTTTGTTAAGCAGCTGCTCACAGATTGGCGCACCATTGCGATGATCCTGTCGGGCGCCCTGGTGGCGGTGGTGGTTCTGTATTTGGATCGGAACCATCGGCTGACCGACTGGATTCAGTCGTGGGGATTCTGGGGCGTGATCTGGGCCATCGCGATCATGGTGATCTGGTGCCTGACGCCCATCCCGTCCGAAGGGCTTTTGATCATCTTCCTGCGCGTGTTCGGGGTTGTCGCAGGAACGACGTATGCGTGGATTGGATCCACCATCAGCTCCATTCTGATTTTTTTCATCGCCCGCCACTTTACGCGCATCATGCTCCAACGTGTGCAGCATCACGAGCGGTTTGAGCAGGTCAACCATTGGGTTCGCGAGTGGGGAAGTTTGGGCTTGCTTCTGGCCCGCTTGCTCCCGGTGCCCGCGTTTCTCGTCAACTATGTTGCCGGCATGATCCCAGCCACCTCGCTTTGGTCGTACACGTGGACGGCCGTCGTGGCCATGGTGCCGTATTATTTGGGCGTGGCGTTGGTGTACGCAGGCGTGTTTGGCAACTGGATCTACATCCTTCTGGGATGTATCCCGCTCGCGGCGCTCGCGGTGTTTGCTGCGCTGTTGCGCCGCCGCGTGGGGCGAAACGGCCACGCGAAGTGA
- the hisC gene encoding histidinol-phosphate transaminase, whose product MSDVTTRVRGNLAAIEPYKPGLSDETLRRELGNRRIIKLNSNENALGPSPLAIEAIRKELPRLHLYPDGASDLVREAIARHHGISPDQVLVGNGSDDVIKLVSETFLEPGDEIVVPHPSFSQYGFGAQVMDARVRPVPLKPDFTYDVDAMAEAVTPRTKIVYLCTPNNPTGTVLKRSEFEALMARIPDDVFVVVDMAYDNYALDEERLQLRPEELQRGNVGFLFTFSKLYGLAGLRVGYLVANADVIQFIHRVREPFNVNRVAQIGAIAALEDVEHVRRSQALASQARFQYGRLAEHGIRVVPSEANFCLVEVGDGAAVFEALMRRAILVRTGFRGLESYVRITFGTPEENEMCIAALLEVVGQTH is encoded by the coding sequence ATGTCCGACGTCACAACCAGGGTGAGGGGAAACCTGGCCGCCATCGAGCCCTACAAGCCGGGCCTGAGCGACGAAACGCTGCGCCGAGAACTGGGGAACCGGCGCATCATCAAGCTCAATTCGAATGAAAACGCACTAGGCCCTTCTCCGCTCGCCATCGAGGCCATTCGCAAGGAACTGCCGCGGCTTCACTTATATCCCGATGGCGCGAGTGATCTCGTTCGCGAGGCCATCGCTCGTCATCACGGGATTTCGCCGGATCAAGTGCTCGTTGGCAACGGCTCCGATGACGTCATCAAGCTCGTCTCCGAAACGTTTCTTGAGCCGGGGGACGAGATCGTCGTGCCGCATCCGTCGTTCTCCCAGTACGGATTCGGCGCACAGGTGATGGACGCGCGCGTTCGCCCCGTGCCGCTGAAGCCGGATTTTACATACGACGTGGATGCCATGGCGGAGGCCGTCACGCCTCGGACGAAGATCGTGTACCTGTGCACACCCAACAATCCGACCGGGACCGTGTTGAAACGTAGTGAGTTCGAGGCGCTCATGGCGCGAATTCCGGACGACGTGTTCGTCGTGGTCGACATGGCGTACGACAACTACGCCTTGGATGAGGAGCGCCTGCAGCTTCGTCCGGAGGAGCTTCAACGCGGGAACGTGGGCTTTCTGTTCACATTTTCGAAGCTGTATGGGCTGGCCGGATTGCGCGTGGGGTATCTAGTGGCGAACGCGGACGTCATTCAGTTCATTCACCGCGTGCGGGAGCCTTTCAACGTGAACCGGGTGGCCCAAATTGGCGCCATCGCGGCGCTTGAGGATGTCGAGCACGTTCGGCGGTCGCAGGCGCTCGCGTCCCAGGCGAGGTTTCAATACGGGCGGCTGGCCGAACATGGGATCCGCGTGGTGCCGAGCGAGGCAAACTTTTGCCTGGTGGAGGTCGGCGACGGCGCGGCGGTGTTTGAGGCGCTGATGCGGCGGGCCATCCTGGTGAGAACGGGATTCCGCGGGCTTGAATCGTACGTCCGTATCACCTTTGGCACGCCCGAAGAAAACGAAATGTGCATCGCTGCGCTGCTCGAGGTGGTCGGCCAAACGCATTGA